CGCCCCCATACCACCCGTTCGGGGCGGTTGATGGCATCCATCTCACGGTCGTAGTAGTCGTTGAGCACATAGCCTGCCAGTGTGGTGAGCACGGTGGCTGCCGCGATGAGGCCGAAGGTCCATTCCGTCAGCACGGGAATGCCGCCCGCCTTCAAGAGGGCAGGGCGCAACACCAACCAATAAGGAATCATCTGCGTGAGCAGTACAATGACCAGATTGGGCAGCCGCAGCAACCGAACAAAGGCCAACACCAGATTCATGCGGCTAAAGTAAGTTGTTCGGAGAAGGTGGCTAATGGTTCGTCGCCAATTTCCAAAAATTGTTTCTTGCCATAATCCAATCGCTTGATTTTGAGTAGGAAAATGAAACGTCCTGCGCTATTCGCCCAATCAGAAATCCTGTCCGCTTGGCCGGGTAAGCTTCAAACCCTCAATACTCTGGCCACTTCTCTTGCAACTTCATCACCTTCTCGATGATGTCGCGCACACAGCCGCGCCCACCCGCCAACGGAGAAACGTAATCGCAGATATCGAGGGCTTCGGGTGTTGCGTCGGTAGGGCAACAGGAGAGCACCACTTTGCGCAGCACAGGTAAATCGGGCAGGTCGTCGCCCATGTAGCAGACTTCAGAGACGAGCGTGTTGGTGCGTTGGAGGAAGGATTGAAAAGCCACCCATTTGTCGTGGATGCCGGAGTAGTACTCTTCCACGCCGAGGTCGGTGAGGCGTTTTTTCGCGCCTTCCGAGCGCCCACCGGTGATGATGCCCACCGGGTAGCCGGCTCGGATGGCCCATTTGATGGCTTGCCCGTCGCGGACGTTCATGGTGCGGAGCAGCTCGCCTGCCTCCGTCACCACCAGGTCGTTGTTGGTGAGCACACCATCCACGTCGAACACGAAGGCTTTTACTGCCCGTATTTTGTCGAACAAGTGGACGAGCTCGAGTTGGACGGGGGCAGAGGCTGCCAGTTGATTTATCTGTTGTTGGCTCTCCATTCGTACACCCATTTGGCTTGAATTTGCTCCAAGTGCGATTCGTTGGATTCCTCGCGTTTGCCCTCGAAATGAGGGATTTCCAACACCCATTGGAGCAAGTCGGTGAAGCGGATACGGTAGATTTTGCCCTCGTCGAAGTCGTCGCCAAAACGCTCGTAGAGCGCCATGGCGATGTCTTCGTGGTCGTTCCAGTGGATGGGCAAGTCGTCGAAGTCTTTGAAAGGCATTATGAGTTTGTGCTAATGTGCTGATTTGGGAATGTGCCGGGTGGCTAATGCTCGTGCCCGATGATTCTGCTTTGGTCGGGAATGGTGACGGTGATTTGGGCATCGTTGTCAAGGATGACGCATTGGCATCCGAGGCGACTTTCGAGGCGCGGGTTGATGGCGCGGTCAACGAAATCCTCCTCCTTGTCGGATATTTCCTCCAGATACTCTTCTCCTTTTTCCACATAGACATGGCAAGTGGAACACGCGCACACGCCGCCGCAATTGTGGTTGAGGTGAATATCGAACTCCTCCGTCAATTCCAGAATAGACATATCCTCGAAATCACCCGTCACGGTCTGAGGGGGGATGTTTTTATCTTCAAACAGAAATGTTACGGTGGCCATGAAAAAAAGGTTTTTTGATTGCGGGGTTCCAATGGGGGGGCAAAGATATGTTTAGGCCACTAAACAAAGGAAAAGCATCAAAGTTTGGTCAATACGAGAAGAGGAGGGCGGTAAAAAAGAACAGGGGCATGAAGCCGCACAGCAAGGAGATGGCGACGGATTTGCTGTGATTCACCTCATGTACCTCGATTTTTTCCAACTGCTCGTAAGCGATGGTTGTGGTGATGGTGTCGCCCAGCGCGATGGCGAATTTAGGCTTGACGTATATCAGCACATCGTCCTTGCTGTATCTCGCGTCTTGGCGGCCACGAATGGTAGCCACTTCTTGGGCTTCCAATTCATCGAGCCGAATGAGAAAGCCCGTCATGCTGTCGTCCCGAAAATCGGCTTCCGACACATACCACACGCGTGAAGCGGGTCGGGCAGCATCCAAAATGTAAAAAGTCAGCTCGGATTTTTCGATTTTGGCCAGGCGGCTTTTCGCCATCGGGTAGCGTTGGTAGAAAATGCAGCCCGACAAAAAGACGAGCGAGGCGAGCAACCATGCGGTGTTTGTGTGAAAAAATGTCTTCATGTTGTTCGATTTGTTTTTTCAAAAACCAACACCAAGAGATAACAATGGCGTGGCGACAAACTGTGTGGTTCTGTTGTTGCCATAATAGAAAAAGCCTGATGGCTGTGGGGCATTGTCCCGAAACTTTGCCCATTCGAGACCGATTGGGAGCGAAAATTCGAGCACTGCCAGCCTCCCCAGATGGTATTGCCAGCCCATGCGTACCAAAATTTTCACGGTGCTGCTCGTCCTTTTCTCAAGATTCAAATCAAAACCTGAGTTGTAGAGCGCGTGCCGCCGTCCAAAGCGCATGTCCGGGCCGATGTAGGCATTGGAGCGCCGCCCGGTGAGCCGGCCCCGAAAGAAGGACTTGGAGAAAAAAGCCACTTCCCATGAATCGTTGGTGACACCTTGGTTATAGTAGTAGAAGTCGTTGGCGAAAAAGAAATTGGCCTGCACCCCGAAATGGTTGTAAAGGTTGAGCGGGCGCTCTATAGAAAGGGTGAAAGCCTTGTATTGGGTCTCGAACCATTGGAGCGAGATACCGGTCTGAACCACAAGATTGTAAGGCTTGCGCAGCGAAGGGTCTTCGACATCCTGACCTGCCAAACGCTGCAACGACAACAAAAGAAAAAGCGGAAGTAACAATTGTCTCATATTGAGCGGCATTAGTTCACACAAAGATTCAAAACCCATGAACATGGTTGTACTGCTTTGGCTGACAAAAACTTTTTCTTAACGCGCCGCCGCCTTTGCCCGCAAGGCCAATCGCATCGGTCTTCAAAAATCGAATCATTCAACCGTACCTTTGCCGCACATTCCCCGCCAAGTGACAATCGCACCACACAACAACATGACACACACATCCACTGCTACCCCCCAACCCGTTGCCAGCCAACCCGCCCCCATTGTGCTCGACATGGACAAAGTCCGCAAAGCCTTTGAGGAAGCCGCCCCCCGCTACCAGCTCGCCCACCCGTATCCATTTGGGGTCTTCGACGATTTTTTGGACGAAAGCGCGGCCCGCTCGGCCATGAATGCTTTCCCCGGCATCAAAGACGAAGGCTGGATTCACTACGTCCATGTCAATGAAAAAAAACACGGCCTGAACAAGATGACCTTGATTCCGGCAGCATTGCAAAAGGTTATCACCGCGCTGAACACCGATGAATTCGTGGCGGCTCTGAGCAAACTCACCGGAATCCCCCACCTCAAGCCCGACCCAAGCCTCGAAGGAGGCGGCTTGCACCAAAGCAAGCGCGGCGGTTTCCTCAATATCCATGCGGACTTCACCGTGCACCCGCACAAGCGCCACTGGCGCCGCCGAGTGAATGTGCTGGTCTATCTCAACGAAGATTGGGCGCCCGAATACCGCGGCGAACTCGAACTCTGGACGCGCGACATGAAGGCTTGCGCCCAAAAAATCCTGCCAGTGTTCAACCGTTGCGCCATTTTCAATACCGACGAAGACTCGTTTCACGGGCTGCCAGAACCGATTCAATGCCCGGAGGGCATGACACGCAAGTCCATCGCCCTTTACTATTTCACAGAGGAAGAAAAAACGCCGCCCAAGCGGGCCACCAACTATCGCGCCCGACCGGAAGATGGCAACCGCCGCATCCTGATTTGGCTCGACAAACAGGCTATCTCCATCTACAACACGCTGAAAGGCTGGCTCGGCATTGACGACGAGCTTGTGAGCAAAGTGCTGAACTTCTTCAATCGGGAAAAAAAGTAAAGATGCGGATTCCTTGATTTGTTGAAAAAATCACGCTTCAACAAATCAAACCGCAAACAAGTCAACATTTTCGATGAGCCAATCCTTACGCACATCCCTCCTGCTGGCACTGCTTGGCGCAGTGTTTTACATACCCTTTCTCGGCGGCGTGCACCTGTTCGACTGGGACGAAATCAACTTCGCCGAAATCAGTCGGGAAATGCTCATCACCAAAGAGTATTTCAGGGTTTATGTCAACTTTCAGCCGTTTTGGGAAAAACCGCCGTTGTTTTTCTGGCTGCAATCGCTGGCGATGGAGGGCTTTGGGGTGGGGGAGTTTGCTGCTCGTTTGCCCAATGCGCTTTGCGGCATCGCCACGCTGCTATTGGTCTATCAAATCGGGCATCGGCTCTACCACCACCGATTCGGGCTGGTGTGGGCACTGACTTATTTTGGCACCGTGCTGCCGTTCCTTTATTTCAAATCGGGCATCATTGACCCGTGGTTCAATTTCTTCATTTTCGCGGGCATTTACCATTTCATCCTTTTTTACTGGAAAAAAGATGGTTTTGAGCTCGCCCTGCCGCACAGCCAATGGCGCTACCTTTTTCTCGGCGGCTTCTGGATAGGCATGGGCATCCTGACCAAAGGGCAAACGGCCTACCTAATCGCCGTGCTGACGATGGGCGTCTATTGGGTCAGCCAACGCTTCAGGATGTATGTGAGCGTGCCGCAGTTTTTGTTTTTCACGCTCGCGGCGGCCATCGTCATGCTGACGTGGTACGGCTTGGAGACTTGGAAAAACGGCACTTGGTTCATTGAAGAGTTCAACAAGTATCAATACCGCCTGTTCAGCACCCCCGACGCGGGGCACAAAGGCTTTCCGGGCTACCACTTCGTGGTGTTGCTCATTGGGTGTTTCCCGGCATCCATTTTTGCGCTGCGGGCCTTTTGGAAAATGCCTGCGGAATCGTTCCGCTACCGCGACGATTTTCGGCGCTGGATGAAGTATCTCTTTTGGGTGGTGCTGCTCCTTTTCACTATCGTGAAATCGAAAATCGTCCATTACTCCTCCATGTGCTATTTTCCGCTGACCTATCTGGCGGCGGTGGTGATAGATAAAATCGTGGCAGGGGAAATCCGATTCAACTCGGCCATGCGTGCGGGGTTGTGGGGCATCGCAGGGGTGTTTGTGTTGGCGGTGGCCGCCTTGCCCTTCCTTGCCATGCAAATCGAGGTGCTGAAACCTTTGTTCAAAGACCCTTTTGCGCAGGCAAACTTGGAAGCCGACGTGCGCTGGACAGGTTGGGAGATATTGCCGGGCGTGTGGTTGTTGGGCGTGATGGCAGCAGCGTTTTATTTTTTCAAAAAGACAAACCATTGGCGAGGTTTCCAAACCCTCTTTGTGGGCACGGGCGCATTTGTGCTGCTCACACTTATCTTTTTCATAAAGCGCATCGAAGGCTACTCGCAGCGGGCGGCCATTACGTTTTTTGAAAGCAAAATTGGGGAGGATTGTTATGTGCTCACGCATGGCTATCGCTCTTATGCGCACCTCTTCTACACACGCAAGCCACCTGTGACCAACGAAAAAAGCTATGACCGCAACTGGCTCTACGCGGGCGACATAGACAAGGACGTGTTCGTGGTGTCGAAAATTCAATCGGCGCACGAAGTGGAGCGCATCGCTGGCATGGAAGAGCTGGGCAGAAAGAACGGATTTGTGTTTTTTGTGCGAAAGGCAGTCGAAAAGGAGTGACCCACGCGCTGTGTGCCAAGACATTTCAGCGATTATTGGAAAAGCGTTAAAACTTAGGTTGAGGGGCTTGCTTTGGGGTCGTATGCTGTTTCAATGAAAATGAAATCAGCCTTCCACCCCCAACCTTCTATACCCAGATTAAAGAAGATTTGAAGACACCCCTGATTGATTTGTATGATTTTCAAAGGATTGCGAGCGTCGTTTGTTCAAAACCACCTTGTCAGACCCTGTACTCAGGGGCTTGCCCGCCCAAGTGAAGTGGACGGGGCTGATTTGCGTTGACTATATACCTAAGTTTTCACGAAAAAGCCTTACAATTTATACGTCACCATTTGAAATGCGCTTGCAGGCAAGGCTATGTTAAAGGTCGGTTTCACTGACAATGGGCTAAGACAACGAGCCGTTCAAGTTTCCATTATCAAATCAAACCGTACACAAGATGAACTTAAATCCATTTCTCCGCTTGCCAGCACTTGCCATTTCTGCCTCCCTGCTCCTTTTCACCGCTGCTTGCGACGACAACAAATCCACCGACCGAACGGACGACCCCGCGACGGAAGCCGTGCTGCTCGTGATTGACGAGGAAAGCATTGACAACGGAAACGAACCCAACAACTTCTCCGCCGTGGACGTGAACGACCAACTCGCCAGAGTCGGCCTCCGTCAGCCACTTCGCTATTTCCAAGACAACGTGGGCAAAACGATTGACCTCTACACAGGCCAAGTCGGCGACGAGGGCTGGTATGCCCTGAAAACAATTCCAAACTCATGGAAAAACGCCGGGCCGACCGACAACGGCTCGCAAAACTTTCTCGCCGCTGGCCCCGGCCTCGGTGGTGGCGACGACAACCGCGAGGTGTTGCTCGACAAAATCCCGAACGTGACCCCCCTCCGCGCCACCGGGCTGAAAACGTTGATTGGGAAAACAGTGCTCGCGGTGGTCTATGACAGCGACATCAGCATCAACTATTCTCCCTTGAATGGCAACCTGCAAGGCGCCAACCTCGGCCTCGTGGCGTTCGACGTGCTCGAAGTCGCCGAGCGCACCGATGGCTCTACCTCCTCGCTTCCTCGCGTCACGATTGCGATTCGGTCTGTGGACGACGCGATGGCTGCCCCGCTCATGCTCTTTGCCAATGCGCCAGTGCCGCAATCGTCGTCGGAACCCTTCGACATCAAACCACCCGTCACAGCGCCTGCGGCGCAATTGGAACCGGCGCAGTGATTGTCGGGCAAAGTGTGTGCGTGCAAATCATGAGTTGAAAGTCTTGGGCTTTCGATATCCAAACACTCATGCAGGCAGTGATTTGAAAAAAATCACCGCCTGCATGACACACACACACACTTGTTGCGCCGCCGCCCTGAGCGAAGTCTATGCGCGCAGCCGCTACGATTTGTCCGTTCGTTATGAAAACGACCTGCCCCCGCCCGCTTTTTCGAAAGAAGACCTCCAATGGCTTCAAGGTATCTTGAAAGAAAAAGCACTGTTGCGATTCGGCGCATCCCTCAAATCGTTTTCTTCTTGCGTTACCTACCCAAAATCTCCTTCTCCACTGCCAGTTTATACATTCGCCCCACCGGAATCGGCGTTTTCCCAATATCCAATCCATCTGCCGAGTGCGCGGTGATTTTGTCTTTCGCCACGATGAACGAGCGATGCACGCGCAGAAATCGCGCTGGAGGCAGCACCTCCTCAAAGTGCGTGATAGTTTCCTTCGTCGTGATTTTTCCCTGGGTGGTCACGATGCGGACATAGTCTTTCAGGCTTTCCAAATAGAGGATTTCGTCAAGCAGCACCCGCACGTTTTTGCGGTCGGCACGCACGAAGAGGTGCGGTGCCTCTACTTCGGATGCTTGAATTTTTAGCGAAACGGGCAATTCCGCTTTCCTAACTCGCGCTTGGAATTTTCCAATCGCCTTCAAAAAACGGTCGAACGAAATGGGTTTTAAGAGATAATCCGCCGCGTCGAGCTCGAAGCCTTCGAGGGCAAACTCGCGGTAGGCAGTCGTCAAAATCACCTCCGGTTTTCGGCGCAGCGATTGGAGAAACTCCAGCCCCGTCAGCCCCGGCATCTGGATGTCGAGGAAGAGCAAATCCACTGGCTGCTGCTGCAAGGACTCGAAGGCCTTCACAGGGTTGGTGAATTTTCCGGCGACCATAAACCCTTCGAGCCGCAGCAGGTACGATTCGATGATTTCGATAGCAATGGGCTCATCGTCAATGATGTAGCAAGTGTAAAGCATAGTCGTCATTGAGGGTCATTGAGGGTTATTGAAGGGTCATTGAGGGTTATTGAAGGGTCATTGAGGGTTATTAAAGGGTCATTGAGGTCATTAAGGGTCATTAATGACCTCAATGACCCTTAATGACCTCAATGACGCTAACTGCAATTTCAAAGCAATCAAAAACACCTCTCCGCCCTCCACTTTTTCCAACTCGTAGCGACCAGCATAGAGCAGCGCGAGGCGTTTTTCCACGTTGCGCAGGCCGATGCCTTTGTGGCCGTTTTCGGGGCCTTTGGCGGGGCGGCTGCTTTTGCTGTTTTCCACTTGAAAAAAAAGCGTTTTTCCCTCCAAACGTAAGTCAATTTTTACAAAAACCGTATCGCTCGCCGTGTTGGCCGCGCCGTGTTTGAAGGCATTTTCCACGAAAGGCAAAAGCAAAAGCGGCGCGATGCGGATGTCGTCGGGCGGGATTTTCGGCTCGAAAGCGAGTGCCAGCCGCTCGCCGAAGCGCAGGCGCTCGAGTTCGATATAGTGTCTGATAAGTTCGATTTCCTTGCGCAAAGGGATTTTTTCGGCGTTGCATTCATAAAGGATAAAATCGAGCAGGCCACTGAGTTTCAAGATACTGTCGGGTGTGTGTGGCGATTTTTTGAGCGCGAGGCCATAGAGGTTGTTCAGCGTGTTGAACAAAAAGTGCGGATGAATTTGGGCACGTAGGAATTGGAGCTCGGCATCGCGTTTCTCTTCGGCCAACTGCGTTGTCAGGCGGTCTTTTCGGTCCCAATCCCGAATGATTTTGAGGCAAACGCCGAGCGCGATGACGGCGTAGTCGCGGAACAGGTTTTTGGAAATTTTGGAGAGTGGCATTCTGAATTTTTCTCCCTCGTGCAGCGACCAGTATAGGTTTTCCCATTGCAACCGAAAAACCATAACTACCAGAAAAACAATGACGCACGACAACCAGAACAATACTTTTTTTCCTCGCCAAAGCAGTCGCGGCACGAGAAAGTAGGCCACGAAATAAAACGGCAGAGCGACGACGGGCAGGAAAAAAATCGTCTGCCGCAACAGCTCGCTTTGGTCGCGGTAGTGCGGCAGGTTGGCTACAAACTCGACGGCGACATAGGCCGACCAGAGCAGGAGGTGGAGGAGGATGCGTTTTATCACGCCGCCAAAAGTACGGCAAACCTTTTTAGCCGTTTTCATCGTCGGCAGACGGCTGGATTGCGCTGGTTTTCAGGCAGATTTTGTCGCCCAATGCCATTTGGCTGCGACTTTGGGTTGTGTGGTGTTGGCTCGAAACTGTTCGGCTGAAATATCTTTTGGCAGGTTGTTTCCTCCTCAAATTGTGCTCTCATTCGGCTTTTCAATGGCAAAAGCATTAGTGTTCAGTTAATTAAAATTCAACAGTTTATGAAAGCAAAAAACATTTTTTTCGGCTT
This genomic interval from Saprospiraceae bacterium contains the following:
- a CDS encoding 2Fe-2S iron-sulfur cluster binding domain-containing protein, with the translated sequence MATVTFLFEDKNIPPQTVTGDFEDMSILELTEEFDIHLNHNCGGVCACSTCHVYVEKGEEYLEEISDKEEDFVDRAINPRLESRLGCQCVILDNDAQITVTIPDQSRIIGHEH
- a CDS encoding sensor histidine kinase, with the protein product MKTAKKVCRTFGGVIKRILLHLLLWSAYVAVEFVANLPHYRDQSELLRQTIFFLPVVALPFYFVAYFLVPRLLWRGKKVLFWLSCVIVFLVVMVFRLQWENLYWSLHEGEKFRMPLSKISKNLFRDYAVIALGVCLKIIRDWDRKDRLTTQLAEEKRDAELQFLRAQIHPHFLFNTLNNLYGLALKKSPHTPDSILKLSGLLDFILYECNAEKIPLRKEIELIRHYIELERLRFGERLALAFEPKIPPDDIRIAPLLLLPFVENAFKHGAANTASDTVFVKIDLRLEGKTLFFQVENSKSSRPAKGPENGHKGIGLRNVEKRLALLYAGRYELEKVEGGEVFLIALKLQLASLRSLRVIEVINDP
- a CDS encoding 2OG-Fe(II) oxygenase, which codes for MTHTSTATPQPVASQPAPIVLDMDKVRKAFEEAAPRYQLAHPYPFGVFDDFLDESAARSAMNAFPGIKDEGWIHYVHVNEKKHGLNKMTLIPAALQKVITALNTDEFVAALSKLTGIPHLKPDPSLEGGGLHQSKRGGFLNIHADFTVHPHKRHWRRRVNVLVYLNEDWAPEYRGELELWTRDMKACAQKILPVFNRCAIFNTDEDSFHGLPEPIQCPEGMTRKSIALYYFTEEEKTPPKRATNYRARPEDGNRRILIWLDKQAISIYNTLKGWLGIDDELVSKVLNFFNREKK
- a CDS encoding HAD-IIIA family hydrolase, whose protein sequence is MESQQQINQLAASAPVQLELVHLFDKIRAVKAFVFDVDGVLTNNDLVVTEAGELLRTMNVRDGQAIKWAIRAGYPVGIITGGRSEGAKKRLTDLGVEEYYSGIHDKWVAFQSFLQRTNTLVSEVCYMGDDLPDLPVLRKVVLSCCPTDATPEALDICDYVSPLAGGRGCVRDIIEKVMKLQEKWPEY
- a CDS encoding response regulator transcription factor, encoding MTTMLYTCYIIDDEPIAIEIIESYLLRLEGFMVAGKFTNPVKAFESLQQQPVDLLFLDIQMPGLTGLEFLQSLRRKPEVILTTAYREFALEGFELDAADYLLKPISFDRFLKAIGKFQARVRKAELPVSLKIQASEVEAPHLFVRADRKNVRVLLDEILYLESLKDYVRIVTTQGKITTKETITHFEEVLPPARFLRVHRSFIVAKDKITAHSADGLDIGKTPIPVGRMYKLAVEKEILGR
- the iscX gene encoding Fe-S cluster assembly protein IscX — encoded protein: MPFKDFDDLPIHWNDHEDIAMALYERFGDDFDEGKIYRIRFTDLLQWVLEIPHFEGKREESNESHLEQIQAKWVYEWRANNR
- a CDS encoding glycosyltransferase family 39 protein, translating into MSQSLRTSLLLALLGAVFYIPFLGGVHLFDWDEINFAEISREMLITKEYFRVYVNFQPFWEKPPLFFWLQSLAMEGFGVGEFAARLPNALCGIATLLLVYQIGHRLYHHRFGLVWALTYFGTVLPFLYFKSGIIDPWFNFFIFAGIYHFILFYWKKDGFELALPHSQWRYLFLGGFWIGMGILTKGQTAYLIAVLTMGVYWVSQRFRMYVSVPQFLFFTLAAAIVMLTWYGLETWKNGTWFIEEFNKYQYRLFSTPDAGHKGFPGYHFVVLLIGCFPASIFALRAFWKMPAESFRYRDDFRRWMKYLFWVVLLLFTIVKSKIVHYSSMCYFPLTYLAAVVIDKIVAGEIRFNSAMRAGLWGIAGVFVLAVAALPFLAMQIEVLKPLFKDPFAQANLEADVRWTGWEILPGVWLLGVMAAAFYFFKKTNHWRGFQTLFVGTGAFVLLTLIFFIKRIEGYSQRAAITFFESKIGEDCYVLTHGYRSYAHLFYTRKPPVTNEKSYDRNWLYAGDIDKDVFVVSKIQSAHEVERIAGMEELGRKNGFVFFVRKAVEKE